A region of the Corvus moneduloides isolate bCorMon1 chromosome 26, bCorMon1.pri, whole genome shotgun sequence genome:
AGGCCAGGGTGCTGGTGCCTTCTTTCCCTGTGTGGGGTCAGTGCAGCTcagtgcacagcacagctggggtcTGACCGCCCTTCCCTGGGGGTCAGAGTAGGTGGTTGTGGTGACTGGAAGCTGAGGGGGATTTGCATCAGTGTCCCCAAGAGATTGGAGCCACATGGGTGGCCAGTCAGGCCCTTCCGTTGGAGCCTTGTCAGGCCCTTTACCTTTGCTttggctggggacagctcccCAGTGACTGCCCAGGACCTGGGGCTTCGACTCAGTGCAttgtgaggagctggggagaCTTGGGGGACACGTGAGACTCCCTGGGTGAGGGACCATATCTGCTCAGGGCACTCCTGTCACCCACAGCTGGCACACAGCCTTCCCAAATTACAGACTGGGCTGGACCCACCAAGCCCCTTGGACATGTTCTGTCCATCCCAAATGCTTAATCAGCTGGGAAAGACCTGGGATCCCTGTCCCCTGAGCCTCTCCCTGTCAGCCATGCACATGGAGAGACACAGGCAGCCAGTTCCTGAACCAGCTTTGCCAGagcctcctgcctcctcctccagctgccactGTGTTTCCCACCCTGTGCTGGTGACCCCGCTGTGGGATTGCTGGGAGGCTGGAACTGCTGTCCTGCCACTGGCCCTGGCCAGACggtgctgcagctgcatggcagcagctgtggaaggGATGTGAGCCTTGATCAGAGTGCAGGTCTGTGCTTGGTGCCACTCCATGGCTCGTtggcagccccagggacacAGGTCACCCCAGCCAGGCCAGCGTGGCACATGGCGCAGCACCAGCATtgccagccaggcagcagctccttcatGTCCTGGGCCTGGGAGTCGAGCTCCATGCACGGGGTGTGAGTCCCATGGCCAGGGCTGACCAAATTCGCACTGTGGGTCCGTGCCTATGTCCCCTCCCCTCGTCCCTTGCATTGCTGATGGGGCACTGGGACACCAGCGCTGTGGGGGTTCAGAGCATCATCTTTTCAGGGTCCCGGGGCTcttggctgcagcccagcaagGGAGAGAGGGGGCATTTCAGCCTCCAGCACACCCCAGGAGCTTCTGGGAACAGGAAGCGTCAGCAGAGCACCAAGTCCAAAGTGTTTTGCAAGTAGAAGGGAGCGGGCGGTTTCCTTATTTGGCaccgcggcggcggggcggcaCACCTGGCTGGGGCACACCTGGCTGGGGCACACCTGGCTGGGGCACACCTGGCTGCGGGCACCGCCTGGCAGCGCCCGCGAGGGCGGCGGCGCTGACGCGGAGATGGGAACGCGGGCAGGATCCGCCTCGCTAATCACAGCCCAGCGCTGGGCGTGGGGACAAGCCGCGGCAGGGACGCGGCCCTGGCAGCCAAAACAACGCCGGTGACACgcctgcagctcagctcagctcagcacacCCAGCCTGGGGGtctcctgccctggggctgtgtgcTGGGGGCCGCTGGGCAGCCCCTGTTCCCTGTGTCGTGTTTGTTTCCAGTGAGGCTGACGGGCTCAGAAAGAGCCCCTGAGCAGGGAAGGCTGTGGTGGGGAGTTTAATTCCTGCTCCTGGTTCTGGagtgaaggaaaagggagaaatgcaGCCAGAGtctgccctggagcaggggggTAGTTGGGTCCCAGGAGCCAGGCAGTGCCCACCTCTGATCTCAACCCTACAGGGTTTGAACAAAACCTGGCCCCAGCCTGGTGGGAACCTGCTGTAGGGTTGAGGGGTTCAGGGTCAATATTACCCACACAGCTTCAGGGCCAGTATTAGCCCTGGCACCCCAACCCTGGGTTTCCCTGTGCCCCCAAAACCCACTTGATCTGTCAGCCCTTCCTGCCCCACACCGGTTCAGCCGCtgtggctctggctctggcaAGTGCAGGACCGAGCCTGTGGcacaagcacagcaaaacctgCCACAGAGCCACATGCTGAAAGGCTCCATCTTGACCTGGTTTTCCCAGGAAGCTCCATGCCAGGGGGTGAGTGCAGTGGCTGCCAGGAAGGCCACgcacacagcagctgagcagtaTTGTTACATGGAAATGCCGCTGCTTAGGGGTCCCTGACATCTCATAAGCAAAAGAAGGGGCTGTTGCCGAGTGGTTTTATAGCTGCACCCCCAAGACAGTGCCTGCTGAGGtttccctgtccccctgccaggctggcactCACTGGATACCCAAATAAGGggccaggcagctctgggatAAACACACTGCTCCTGCACCTTTGGGGTGCCAGGGGAGCCCCAGGAGTGTGAGCAGGCACAGGGGGCTTGGCAACTGCACAACATGGCAGCAAACACGAGCTGTGGCTCTGAAGGACCTTGAGCACCCCAGGGACTGGTGTCCCCTCGAGTGTCCTCTGCCACTGCAACCTGTGCCCTTCCCTGaccagcctgtcccagtgcctgtCTGGGCTTTGGGAACGGGGGTCCTGGGACCCCTGAGTGTGGCCATCCCggccccctgctcccagctccagctcccggCCTGGCAGGGGAGTGCCATGGCCAAGTGTTTTGTAAGAGGCAaatccctgcagtgccagcatcATGCCGGGAcgggcagctgggctgggctggggctggcagcatgCGGGAAGGAGCCCTGGCCCACGGCCAGTGTTTGGCCCCCGGGGAGTTGGTGTAGGCGGGGGATGAGTGTGCCTGGCcttggggcagggaaggggccgggctgtggctggagctgcGTGGGGATGTGCTCACACCCCGCACAGGTTTTGCCTCGTAAGTGAAATACGAACTGGAGTGAGGCAGGTGCTGACCAAGGTGTTCAGCCTGACCTGCCCCTCTCTCTGCTCGAGTCAGCAGAGTGGggacagctctgccctgtgctcgccatttctgctgctgttaccCCAAAAATCTCCTGGCCCTTACCCCAGGATCAGCAGGTGGTGGATTCAGCCTGGTGTCCATCCCCTGTCACACCAGGGCAGGATCAACTGCCTGAGCTGTTTGGCAGCCAGGCTGGTTCCTCCCTTGGCAGGAGGTGAGGGGCACGGGGGCAGTGCACAGTGGGCAATGATTCTCCggggagggcaggagctgctcttcccatgggctggggctgctcctctcATGGGCCTCGGAGCCCGTGGACATGGAGAGCTGCTCAGTAAGGCTTGTACCCTCTACCCTTGCTGTGCCATGACAGGGGACTCTGCTGTGATTCCATCGTGTCAggcagcatcagcagcacagggcaggagtCAGGGCACCTGGGAGGAGGGTGTCACTGTGCTTTCCAGTGCATTCAGGTTATTCCCACTGCTGGGCATCCACCATGCACCCATCCTGTATCCAGAGATGTTGCCAGTGCTGGTACTGGTGGTGAGCTGGCACATGCCAGGAACCCAGCTCAGGAGGGCCCTGCCTGGCACACAAGATTCCAGCAAAGGTTCATCTCAGAGTCTCTCCATGGCCCGAATTCTCTCCCTGGCATGGAGCAGGGAATTCCCTCCAGAATGGAGAGGAGCTGCCTGGCTCAGGCAGAGTGGAAGGGCAAGATGAAagcagggggctgcagggcaggacagcTGCATTGCACTGCAAtggatcatagaatcatggaatcccagaagggttttggttgaaagggaccttgaagctcatccagttccaccccctgccgttGGCATGGACACCGTCCACTAGAGGAGGTTGCTCTAACCCCCATTCAAcgtggccttgaacacttccagggatgaggcattgAGaatggatggagcagggctggagccatgcagggcagcagtgggagaTGAGTTATGTCCCCAGCTGGACTCCATGTCCCAGTCTGCTCCTTGGCCGTGCTGAGCCTGGTACCTTTGCCCCTTTCTGTGGCACTGGAGCAGTTCTGTGTCCCATGGCCCAGGTGTGAcaaactgcagcaaagcagtgtctggcaggagcagcttcaCTGGCATGTGCAAACAGACTGTGTGGGGCTGACAGGCAGTGCTGCCATGCAGGGATGATCCGTGCTCCTGGCACGGCCCGATGCCGAGGCTCTGAGTCAGCCCCGCCCTGGCTGCGCCTGGTGCCAACAGCTCCTGAATCCATCAGGAGATATGGAATGAAAATCTTATCATGGCTGTGCCtgtccctctcccagctgctcgAGGTGCCCTCGATGCCTGATCTGGGCCCTTCCACTGCAGAAAAccctctggacctgctcccTGTCACTAGCAGGGGCCAGCACTTGCTGGGGCTCCCAGAGGTTCTGCAGGTGTCTGATGGAGAGCGGAGCCGTTGgcctgagctgctcccacccTTCCTGGTCTTTGTGATCACTGTTCCCGTGTCGGGTTTCCTCCAGGCTGATGCCAAATCCCCAgctgagggctggggctgtcGGACCCCAGTGACCCCCACAAGGTGGATGTTTATTCGATACATTCCTTGCGATGTGAGCACGGAGTGATATCTGCGCGGGGCATCGACCTTGGCCAGGGGAATCCCCATGGGTGGAGGAGAGAACCCATGGGAAAGACTCAGGAAATGGCCGGGGCTGCAGTGCACAACACCCCTTCTCTGCAGGAAACCCATGAGGTCTCCAAGATCCTGGAGGTCTTCCCTGAGAGAATTCCCCAGCACCGGCCCGGAGGGACAGAGCTGAGTCGCTCCATCGCTGGTGCACAGGTGCCGGCAGGGAGGGCTGCGCGGGCAGAGCCAGGTCCCGCTCACCTGCCCCAGGTCTGTTCCTGCtcacctgccccagcagcacgGCTGGGCTCAGCCTGTGCTTGGAGCTCTCCTGGCACCTCGCGGAGAGCAGTGGAGTaacaggagggagggagagagggagggggcCCTGCCAGGGGAAGCGGGAGCTGAGCGGTGCGAGGGAGGGTGAATAAATACCCTTAAACGCAGTGGTTGTAACACACCTGGGGCCACGTCAGTGCCTGGAGGTCACTGGGTTGACAGGAATCGGGATGTGCCCATGGCCGGCCCTTGCTGTGCACGCAGGGGAGAGGCGTGTGGGACCCTCTGAATGTGTGTCACACCATGTCCAGTGCCTCCATCCACAGCGTCCGACAGCCGGGACCACAGCGAGCATCGCGCAGGCCCCGACTGTAGGTGAGCAGTGGCCAGTTCATGCAGCACCCCGGGGTCTGCAAATGTGAGATGTGAATGCCAGGAATAGTTGTGTAAGGAAAAGGAACGTAGGACTTGATCAGGGAATCCCTGCGCTGCCTCGGGCAGCCAGGCTCACCCTGCTGCTCTTTCCAGGAGCAGGTTAATCACCAGGGCTGACGCCTGTGAGTGCTGCCCGCACTGATTAATGGGATCAAATATCCATCAAACATCCAGCTCATCCTGAATCCCCGTCAGTGCAGTCacacagaggctgcaggagggatgtTGGAGGAGAAAAGCTGGTTTCTAGGAATGTCCCGGCCCGGAGGGCATTGCTGAGCTGCAGTAAAGCCGAATGCCAGGATGATTCCTTCCATTCTGCTGCACTTCCCAGGTGGACTGGGATGGTACCAAGACCCCCTCACCTCAGAGCACATGGTGAAATGGCCTTGCAGGACCCAACAGAGAGAGACCTGCAGTAAGCACAGGCTTGTCACCCACCAAGAGCCCCCAGGAGTCCCAGGGCCACTGCTGCGGGACCCCCACACACAGCCTTGAGTTGCATCACACTGTGGTCTCCAGGTTTGTTGTCTGCACACACGCAGGGGTACCCGGGAGCATTTCCCCATGAGATCCCCGGGACTGGCAGGTGCTGGGTAGACCCTGTCCTCACCACCAGTGCATTTCCTTGTTGCACGGCTGCGTGTGCCACTCACTGCCAAGGAGCACAATGGTCCTCAGGAGCACCCCCAGACCCCAGCACGACTACGATGCCTTCGAgttgatgccatgatgattttttgccttttcttttgtacCCCTTTTACACCCTTTTTACaccttctgtattcttagtgctttttgcctacattcttggccttgtttgtcaagctaagagactaagcatcttagaagctttgtagctagggatcagtgtgccccagaccccaaggtcctctccagaacacattctgtaaactaagatagaaccatccaggagaaggttccttggggaggggggctcactcgagcctctgGTTGGGTAATTTTTGacagatatgctaattagtaagacctataatgttataccagatgTTTTGTGtggtgtgcattgcagtgtgcatggaggtgcattcgacctggacgtagtgcacctaaggatccttaaaataagtaccaaggtaaaatccctttttcccttctaaccgtgtttgactcttgattttaagaccaggaaaaggcatcacagtgAGCAGTGACAGCACAGGTGTCACAGGACGCAGGCGGCTCtgggctccctctgctcctcctgctgcccctgaaCGGCCTCTGGCAGCTCCCCTGGCACGGCCACGGCCCCACGCACCGGGGCTGCTGCGCCGGAGCCCCCGCACAGCCCGGGGGGACAGCGTGGATTGTCTGCCAGGCGCTGGGCACGAAGAGACGGCAGCAGCTCGGAGCTGCCTGCCGAGCTGCTCCTGCGGGAGACCGGCATTGCCACCTCGTGGGGAGCCGCGAGCGGCACCTCCTCGGGCAGGACAGGGCGGCACCAGCACCCAAAGACgggcagaggggaggagggTGCCGGGGCTCAGCCGCGGGGCCAGCCGAAGCCACTCATGACTGCAGGTGCCAGCTCTGAATGCTGCTCACAGAACAAAATCGGATGTTAACACTTCCCAGACAGTGCCCAGCCCTCACCAGTGATGGGTTCAGCTCTGGTGTCTGACACACACTCGCCTCTTCTGGTGTTGGACCAAAGGCTCTGGGGGCCCAGTGACGAGGACACAACTAGGATGTGTTGTGTGGACTCTGCAAATCTGAAGTGACACTGATAAATCGACTCTCTGGGGTATCCTGGTTCAGCAGCAGGGCCAGTCTGCCCAGAGCTGACATCAGACTGAAGGTACCAATGGCTCTGCTCGAGTGTTTGGTGTTGAATATGAAAAGCCGCCCTTTGGCTGCAGTGAGGACTCAGAAATGCCTCCAGCAGAAAGATGGAGTGCAAACCTCTAATTGCTTCTCCTGTCTGGCTGCTCCACCATGCGGCTGCTAGAGACGGCTCCTtctctgggagaggaggaaaatatgatcagaaaaagaggagagagaagaacCATCTGCTTGTTCATGGTGGTCGTGGAGCAAATTCGCATTCTAATAAAAATTTCAGCCAGTTCTCCAGTTGCTCTGTCACACATAGAAGAGACAGATGCTTCAGAAACACCAGAGAGATACAAATAGAGCAACGCAAACAATTCCCTCTGCCCGGTGCAAGAGAAATCATTTGCCTTTATCTTAAATAAAAGCCCCAAAAGAATGATGCAACATCCGACCCGTGTGGCGTCTGCCAGAGCCGCAGATGGCAGCAAACCCAGCTGCCAATAACCTGTCAAACCCACATCGTGCTTCTGAGATGGCGCCGAAGCAGGGCAGGAACACCTacacagggagctggggctgcaggggatcCAAACGGAGCTGAGGGGCTCCAGATAAAGGATCTTCAGCCCAGCAGGCCCAGGCTTCCCCGGGACAATGTTCCCGCTCCATGGGCAGCTCTAACCCACTCTCAGAGGAGAGCTCACACTCTGTCTGGATCTACGTGGCTTTTGACCCCATTAATTTCCAGAGATTTACTGTCCTTCGTATCGGGAGTCTCAGGGTATTTTTAGCACCCGTACCACGTCTCCAAGTGGGATGTGATGTTCCTGTGCCAGcagtccctgtgctgtgctgagccacAGCAGGGAGACACCCTCCAGTTTGGGGGGTTTATCCACGGCAGCACCGGGAAAGCCATGGAATGTCTGTGTTTAGCAGCTCAATCCAAACACTGTGAGCTAGGCTCCAGGCCCTAAAATTAGGACTCAGGAGCAGGATTAAACCTGAGATCACCAGTTCCCACTGACCCTGGTTCAGGCCCTTTTGGGCTCACTGCTCTCCTGAGCTGACTCCCAAGAACACCTTTGTCTCTCATTACAAAAGGACAGGGACTGCCCCTTCCCAAGCACTGGGACTGGGGTTACTGGGATGTCCTGACCCACCCAAGCCTTTGGGACCCCCGGCAGCCAGGGTGGGATGGGCCAGCGCTCACGACAGACAGCAAAAGGAGCTGAGCTCACCCTGCACAGGCTGAGGTTTGCCAAGGCCTGACAGACTGAGCTGAGGTGCAGTAAGTGTCAGGGGACTCATTTCCctcatttaaagagaaaaacctTCCTTTGCTGTCAGATTCTGGTGACACCTTCAGCATTTCcctttggcagcagagccccaggcCCACTCCAGAACTGTGTGTCCTTCGAGCATCTCCGTGCCAGCAGCCTGGAACAGCACCCTCCTCTCTGTCAGCACGTAGCTCCCTGCATGCTGCAGGTGCGATGCCACCGTGGGGACAGCCGGTGACAAACCCCTGGGAACAAACCCACATCCACGGGCGAGCTCTGAGCattcccaggctgcagctccagcaggagccGTGCCCGGAGCGCCGCAGTCGCGGGGTGGTGACCAGGCTGTGCCGGGCTCTGAGAGGCCAACCCAGGCTGAGAGGGCCAccctgggctgggcacagcgGTGTCACCCCAGGCTGGGATCACTGCCTGTTCCTGACACCGGGAGATGAAGCGCTGGACCGGCAGGACCTGGGGCCTCTCCACACGCACGGGCAGCCAGGGAGACACCTGGAGTGGCCACAGGAGCCCCGGATGGCtctgggcagccctgggcagcGTTGGGCTGTCGTGCCGGATGGATGCGATGGATGAAGGGATGGGAACAGGCAAACTGCATCTGGCTGCCCCCGGCTCCTGCGGCCATCTGGAGGGTGATGGTCACCACCGCTGGACAATGTGCGGCCAGTGAGGGGTCAGTGAGGGGCCGTCAGGAAAGGGGTTCAGTCTTTTGAGGGTCCCAAGGGGATTTTGGAGGGGGTTAGAGTGCCCCAAGGAGATTTTAAGAAAGTAGAGGaggggttgggggtttttgggacTCCCGCAGAAGTTGGGGGGTCCTGGAGACGTTTTGGGAGGGGAACAAGGGTATCTTGGGGAACGTTGGAGGGTCCCAAGAAAATTTGCGATGTCtagaggggatttggggtccccgTGAGGGTCTCGAGGGCTACCCTGTTCTTTGGGGGGAGTCCCAAGGGGATTTGGAGGTGTTTGAGTGGTCCCGGGGAGCATTTTGTGGTTCATGGGGGTATTTTGTGGGTGTCGGGGTGGGGGGTGGGTGTCCCAGGGGGATTTTGGTGGTCTCGGAAGGGTTTTGGGGCCCCGGGGGGTctcgggggcggcgggggggagccggggggtcccgggggtcccggctCCGGCCCAGGCCCCGCACTGCGCACGCGCCACCCCGCGCGCCGCCGGGCCCCCCTTCCGCGCATGCGCCCCGCTCCCCCAGCACCCGCCGGGGCGCGGCAGCGTTCGCCCAATGCGTCCTGACGCCCCCGCGCGGCGGCCAATCACAGCTCCCGTTGGCCGTGCGTGATGACGTCACGAGAGGGCGGTATATAAGCCGTCGGCGGCAGTCCCGCCCCCCTGACAGCGCCTCGAGCCGCCGCCGCGAGAGCATCCTCCGCCCAGAGCCGCTCCCGCCGCCAGAGCCTCCCCcgtcgccgccgccgccgcctccgccgaGGGAAGGGAAGCGTATCGTATGTCCGCTATCCAGAACCTCCAGCCCTTCGGTGAGGCCCTTTGTGCGGTGGGGCCGGGGGAGCGCGCGGGCCCCGCCCCGGTCCCGCCCCGTGGCGCAGTTACTATTCCGGGCCCGGTTGCGTCAGCCAcggaagggggggggggggggtgggcgGGGCCCAAGCGTGacgggcgggcgcggcggccaatggggtggggtgggggcgGTGCCCGCGCGGGACGAGCAGGCGCCTGGGGGCGGGACCGAGGCGTGACGGACGGGCGCGGCGGCCAATGGGGCGTGTCCTGCGCGTGACGGGCGGGCGCGGCAGCCAATGGCctggcggcgggggcggggcctgacGGCGCTCCCCGCAGACCCCTTTGCGGATGCAAGTAAGGGTGATGACCTGCTCCCGGCCGGCACTGAGGACTACATCCATATAAGGATCCAGCAGCGCAACGGCAGAAAGACCCTCACCACAGTCCAGGGCATCGCGGATGACTACGATAAAAAGAAACTGGTGAAGGCCTTCAAGAAGGTAGGGCTTCGGGCCTGGGAGGGCAGCAGCCACGCCCAGCAGGGATGTTTATATGGTGCTAAGGAGGTTTTTGTGTCTTTGCTGCAGAAATTTGCCTGCAATGGTACTGTAATTGAGCACCCCGAGTATGGAGAAGTGATTCAGTTGCAGGGTGACCAGCGCAAGAACATCTGCCAGTTCCTCGTGGAGGTAGGACACCTTTGGCCTGCTGGTCACTAAAATAAACATGGGTTTTTTAACACGGGTCCCTGGGTGTGGGCGGCGTTCAGATGCACAGAGGCGTCACTCCATGCTGTGAATGCATTTTCTGTCTTGCAGATTGGACTGGCTAAAGACGACCAGCTGAAAGTCCACGGGTTTTGAGTGCCTGTGGGCCACTGGAGCTTTATGCAAGATTTCCTTACCATGAAATTCCCACCTGTCCCTTGTCATAAGTTTAAAACCAGCCGGTTTGTGTAATGTAACGATCTTGGGTCCACTCTTGATCTGGACTGTTGTAATTGGTGATGTAATAAACTGACACGAGCCCATGCTATCTCGTCTGGCTGTCCCTCATTTCCCAGAGGTAACGCGGGCGGTGGCACCATCCAGCCTGAAGCCAAAAgttccagctgttcccagctaAGCCCAGGGATTCGGCCTGTCCTGATGGCTCCTCAGTCCAGCTGCACTTCCATCCTGACAGAGGGGAATTGTGTCCTGCCTGGTGTGAGGCCCCGTGCCGTGGCACAGGGACGTGGTGCTGTCctcctgggcagtgctggctcccagaggcagagggatttggggaagcCTGGCTTGGAAGGAGTGACAGAAGAGTGACCTGGAGGCCAATGGCAACAGTTCAGGTGCTGGTACCTGTGAGCCCTGAGGTACCAGGCACATGAAGGAACGGTCCCATGGCTTATTGTGGCAAGGGCTCGATGTTGGACTAACATAAGGAGCAtcgctggagctggagctgcagagccttGTGTCAGTAGCACTGCTGCCTCGCACCCTGTGCAGTAACATGGCTTTGGTTTCATTTCTAATGTTTTGTTGTAATGTATTTGAAgtcttatttaaataaaactggtTTTCAAAAGCCTGTGCGTGGTGGGTTCCATTGCTCCCAGCAGCCAAAGCACCTTCCCCTCTTGCCATCTGTGCTGTGGCCTCAGTGCTTAGGGGCCCGGTGCAATTCCCTGCTCTGGGGGCTCCTTGGGGCCCTGGGGGTTGTTCCCCTCTCTGGCCCAGTGCAGAAAGAGGAAGCTGAAATCTCTTTGCTCAGtgtttgctgctcctgcctggagctgagGGAAAGCCGAGGAGTGGGTGGGTGCTGAgtcagtccctgccctggctctgtAACCCTCGAACAGGCCCCTGTGCTGGTTGTGTTCCTGTAAGTCCCGGGGTCAGCACTTCTGCTTCCCGAACACTgctctggggaggagggggaggcgCTGCCACCCGGGTCAGGCTCTGCCACAGGTCAGGGGCTGAGTGCCCTCTTTACTTTCTGAGCTCAAGCTCAACAAGCAAGAAGGAAATCTCAGTAAAATGCACTGGTTGAGGGCAGCAATGGTTCTGGGGGCTGGTGGGTGCCTCCTGCGCAAGAGCAATGtgaaatgcactgaaatgcctAAGAGTGCACAGGAAATCACTGGGTTTCCCTCCCACTTCCCCCAGCCCATCTGTCCTGCAGCGGGGAGGGCTCGAGTGTCCTGGgaggctgctcccaccctggtcacctgctcctggcagccctcAGAGCAGGTCACGGCTCTTCATCCCCTGCCACAATGACACCCGTCTCCCACGTGCTGCTCGGGAGCACCGAGTTCACTTTCCCGGGAGACTTTGCTCTTGGAAACCAAATTGCTGCAATTACGCAAAGCAGCTTCGAGTGCACGGAGGAGGCAGGTgacctccagccctgcccatacCTGTGAGTgacctccagccctgcccatacCTGTGAGTGACCTCCAGCCCTGTCTGTGCCTGGAAGTgacctccagccctgcctccacCTGGAAGTgacctccagccctgcccatacCTGTAAGTGACCTCCAGCCCTGTCTGTGCCTGGAAGTGATCTCCAGCCTGCCCATATCTTGGGGAgcaggtgctggcagtgccaagGCCGGCACTCACACCAGGGGGTGTTTGTGCCCACAACCTGACGCAGCCCaatctgctctgctctgctgctgctgtgccaagaATTCTCGTGCCCCCCGTGTTGGAGCACATCCAGCCCGGATTTCTCCCTGCTGGCTTTGCCAAGCTGCCCACAGATTTGGCGGCTGCCAGGACAGCTagccccagccaggcaggagtgAGGGGTGCTTGGTCCATCCTCCAGCTTGACCTTTGTCCACCCATAGAAGGACCCAGCCCGAGTGCCCACGGGCCCGGTGGCAAACCTGCGTCAAGGCAATGCCAAACCCGTGGCCCTGGAGGGAGCGGCCGCTGTGTCCCCATCACTCTGATGACTCATTTGGTCCAGATTGAGCCATTAAAACCCAGAAATTGGAAAACAATTTGTTTGTT
Encoded here:
- the EIF1 gene encoding eukaryotic translation initiation factor 1, producing the protein MSAIQNLQPFDPFADASKGDDLLPAGTEDYIHIRIQQRNGRKTLTTVQGIADDYDKKKLVKAFKKKFACNGTVIEHPEYGEVIQLQGDQRKNICQFLVEIGLAKDDQLKVHGF